From a region of the Arachis ipaensis cultivar K30076 chromosome B09, Araip1.1, whole genome shotgun sequence genome:
- the LOC107618301 gene encoding F-box/kelch-repeat protein At3g23880-like, giving the protein MRGNLLGTTDKRHKHLSSTLRILPDDIIPEILVRLPASSVVKFKIVCKSWNALISSPKFASDHLHRSTADPTMTRPQLLLETDRGFGIFSVQSLFKNPSPPTEDACFQMDDDVRILGSCNGLFCLALISGNRLWESIRLWNPCTRLASDWWKIRQEGHMNWGYMYGFGYDHVHDNYKFLEGSWALGYKVHTFGSKSWTTIIQDLPFYPRQAIGKFVNGTLNWVAHTRNNSLEWVILSFDLANENCCPMSLPNMDHVDYDYSTGAYTMLGVLRNNLCVCFNENFSRLALWEMKEHGVQESWTKLLTIPREHDVPRAYEFPRLHSFRVLYIMENDDVLVVYYYSNACKLLMFNANVGQLSHPNLYKAGLLNCYVYHESLVSPSHLGLPSFLYGSTID; this is encoded by the coding sequence ATGAGGGGGAACCTGCTCGGAACCACCGACAAGCGGCACAAACACCTCTCTTCGACACTGCGGATCCTTCCGGACGATATCATCCCCGAGATCCTGGTGAGGCTTCCGGCGAGTTCCGTTGTGAAATTCAAGATTGTGTGCAAATCATGGAATGCACTAATCTCCAGCCCAAAATTCGCCAGCGACCACCTTCACCGCTCAACAGCAGATCCAACCATGACTCGCCCACAACTCCTATTGGAAACTGATCGCGGATTCGGAATTTTCTCGGTGCAGTCTCTGTTTAAGAATCCATCCCCGCCTACTGAGGATGCCTGCTTCCAGATGGATGATGACGTGCGTATCTTGGGTTCCTGCAATGGCTTGTTCTGCCTCGCCTTGATCAGCGGTAATAGACTCTGGGAATCCATCAGATTGTGGAACCCTTGTACCAGATTGGCTTCCGATTGGTGGAAAATTCGGCAAGAGGGGCACATGAACTGGGGTTACATGTATGGTTTTGGCTATGATCACGTGCATGATAATTACAAGTTTCTTGAGGGTTCTTGGGCACTCGGCTACAAAGTTCACACCTTTGGTTCGAAGTCTTGGACAACCATCATTCAAGATCTTCCATTTTATCCCCGGCAGGCGATAGGGAAGTTTGTGAATGGCACTCTCAATTGGGTAGCTCATACTCGTAACAACAGCTTAGAATGGGTTATCCTTTCCTTTGACTTGGCCAACGAGAATTGTTGCCCAATGTCCCTGCCTAATATGGATCATGTTGATTACGATTATAGTACTGGTGCCTATACTATGTTGGGTGTCTTGAGGAACAACCTTTGTGTTTGTTTCAATGAAAACTTTAGTCGTTTGGCTTTGTGGGAGATGAAGGAGCATGGGGTTCAAGAGTCTTGGACTAAGTTGCTCACCATACCTAGGGAGCATGATGTACCCCGGGCTTATGAATTCCCACGGCTTCATTCATTTAGAGTCTTGTACATCATGGAAAATGATGACGTTCTGGTTGTTTACTATTATTCCAATGCTTGCAAATTACTTATGTTTAATGCAAATGTTGGCCAGCTATCGCATCCAAATCTTTACAAAGCAGGTCTTCTGAACTGCTATGTTTATCATGAAAGCTTAGTTTCGCCCTCCCATTTAGGTCTTCCAAGTTTCTTATATGGATCGACTATTGATTAA
- the LOC107619221 gene encoding 40S ribosomal protein S18 has translation MSLVANEDFQHILRVLNTNVDGKQKIMFAMTSIKGIGRRFANICCKKADIDMNKRAGELSAAELDNLMTVVANPRQFKIPDWFLNRKKDYKDGKYSQVVSNALDMKLRDDLERLKKIRNHRGLRHYWGLRVRGQHTKTTGRRGKTVGVSKKR, from the exons CATTCTTCGTGTTCTGAACACAAACGTAGATGGGAAGCAGAAGATTATGTTTGCTATGACCTCCATCAAAGGTATCGGAAGGAGATTCGCCAACATCTGTTGCAAGAAGGCCGATATCGACATGAACAAGAG AGCTGGTGAATTAAGTGCTGCTGAGCTTGATAATCTGATGACTGTGGTTGCCAACCCAAGGCAATTCAAGATCCCAGACTGGTTCCTCAACAGGAAGAAGGACTACAAGGATGGCAAGTACTCTCAGGTCGTGTCCAACGCCCTCGACATGAAGCTCAGGGATGACTTGGAGAGACTCAAGAAAATCAG AAACCACCGTGGTTTGAGGCACTACTGGGGCCTCCGAGTTCGCGGTCAACACACCAAGACTACTGGGCGTAGGGGAAAGACCGTTGGTGTTTCCAAGAAGCGTTAA